In Silene latifolia isolate original U9 population chromosome X, ASM4854445v1, whole genome shotgun sequence, the following proteins share a genomic window:
- the LOC141620525 gene encoding uncharacterized protein LOC141620525, with product MEEAAQESYADSPFIDEIARVDLPKKFVIPSIRTYDGTSDPQNHVAFYKQKMSAASIPFASSRELETRSSDLYRVTQIKDESLRSFLARFNKKKVSISRCDIGIAVEAFRQGLLPNNDLYVELTKYPRDSFEDVQEKTIAYIRLEEDKSYKFGGSCNPKDFDKPNRKSGGRSNNYRSGPYTRPDQSEVNLTQEQQGLIKRLDNMGPVVRWPRKKEVAYLLKVGYLKDLIKVRGRIKETSKNNQEQKQEHNLPLPPPLYEVKFINGGLEICGLASSAAKKLAMTPQTKSPCKPDNIPPMTFSGCNLVGIPDIHHDGLVISMQIGTANVRRILVDRASSVNLIMIDMLKAMKIKEDQITK from the exons atggaagaagctgcccaaGAGAGTTATGCTGATTCGCCCTTCATAGACGAGATAGCCAGAGTGGATCTTCCCAAGAAATTCGTAATTCCATCTATAAGAACCTATGATGGAACctcagatccacaaaatcatgtagcctTCTACAAACAAAAAATGTCTGCTGCATCTATCCCA TTCGCTAGCAGCAGGGAACTGGAAACACGTTCCAGTGATCTGTACAGGGTTACCCAGATCAAAGATGAGAGCCTCAGAAGCTTCCTTGCTAGgttcaacaagaaaaaagtatcAATATCCAGGTGTGACATCGGTATAGCAGTTGAAGCATTCAGGCAGGGATTGCTTCCTAACAACGATCTATATGTGGAATTAACCAAGTATCCCCGTGACtccttcgaagatgtccaggaAAAGACGATTGCCTATATCAGGCTAGAAGAAGATAAGAGTTACAAGTTTGGAGGGTCGTGTAATCCAAAAGACTTTGACAAGCCAAACAGAAAAAGTGGCGGCAGAAGCAACAACTACAGGAGTGGTCCATATACCAGGCCTGATCAATCAGAAGTCAACCTAACGCAAGAACAGCAAG GATTGATCAAACGGCTGGACAACATGGGGCCAGTAGtaagatggcccaggaa GAAGGAAGTAGCCTACTTGTTGAAAGTTGGATACCTCAAAGACCTGATCAAAGTCAGGGGCAGGATTAAAGAAACCAGCAAAAACAACCAAGAGCAGAAGCAAGAACACAATCTCCCTCTACCACCTCCACTCTATGAagtgaaatttataaatggtggaTTAGAGATTTGTGGCCTGgccagttcagcagcaaagaaaCTAGCCATGACACCCCAAACTAAGTCACCCTGCAAGCCTGATAACATCCCACCTATGACATTCAGCGGCTGTAACTTGGTAGGTATTCCTGACATCCATCATGATGGCTTGGTGATTTCCATGCAAATTGGAACCGCCAATGTAAGGAGAATCTTAGTAGATAGAgccagctcagtgaacctgatcatgatAGACATGCTCAAAGCCATGAAGATCAAAGAGGATCAGATCACCAAGTAG